A DNA window from Rossellomorea marisflavi contains the following coding sequences:
- a CDS encoding TerC family protein, whose product MDLSFSSEAIIALLKIIAIDIILSGDNAVVIAMATRRLPKDLQNKAIFWGTGGAVILRILFAAIIVYLLKIPYVHLLGGILLLWIAYNVLVEDEGDADIKSHSKLGQAIGTIILADAVMSLDNVVAVAGAAHGHIGMIALGVFISIPIMIFGSKLIVKVLEKYRWIAYLGSGILAYTAGEMIVGDEKFLKFLNLHEGATTMTITIALTIAILLIGFLVNKRRSSKRENQYG is encoded by the coding sequence ATGGATTTATCATTTTCATCCGAAGCCATCATTGCGCTGTTGAAGATCATCGCCATTGACATCATCTTATCTGGCGATAATGCCGTAGTCATCGCGATGGCAACGAGAAGACTTCCAAAAGATCTGCAGAATAAAGCGATCTTCTGGGGCACAGGCGGCGCAGTCATACTAAGGATATTATTTGCAGCTATCATTGTTTATCTTTTAAAGATCCCTTATGTCCATCTACTCGGAGGAATCCTTTTACTGTGGATCGCCTATAATGTCCTCGTCGAGGATGAAGGCGATGCCGATATCAAATCGCATTCCAAACTGGGACAGGCCATCGGGACCATCATCCTTGCCGATGCAGTCATGAGCCTCGATAATGTCGTGGCAGTGGCAGGAGCCGCACATGGTCATATCGGCATGATCGCCCTCGGGGTTTTCATCAGCATCCCGATCATGATCTTTGGCTCGAAACTCATCGTCAAGGTCCTTGAAAAGTATCGTTGGATCGCCTATCTCGGTTCTGGGATCCTAGCCTATACGGCTGGGGAAATGATCGTCGGGGATGAAAAGTTCCTGAAGTTCCTGAATCTTCATGAAGGTGCTACGACCATGACGATCACCATCGCCCTCACCATTGCCATCCTTTTGATCGGCTTCCTCGTAAATAAGCGCAGATCTTCTAAACGTGAGAATCAATATGGGTAA
- a CDS encoding bile acid:sodium symporter family protein, with amino-acid sequence MKILETISRAAGKYFAFWVILVAVVAYFIPAPFLPLGGYITILLGVVMFGMGLTLKPVDFQLVVKKPLPVIVGILAQFLIMPLGALLIANLLGLSDQLAAGLVLLGSVPGGTASNVMVYLARGNLALSVAMTSLSTLIAPIATPLILLGLAGQWMPVDPVAMFLSIFQVIIVPITLGIIVQKLLPALVEKSLDIIPLISVLAIMTIVTAVVSANAPSIRTSGTIIFVAVMLHNLLGLTLGYVAAIIMKLKEGDRRAISIEVGMQNSGLGVALATAHFGPLAALPSVIGAVWHNISGPILATYWSKKPAKVDETEEKVKAG; translated from the coding sequence ATGAAGATCCTTGAGACCATCAGCAGGGCTGCAGGTAAGTACTTTGCCTTCTGGGTCATCCTTGTAGCGGTCGTGGCCTATTTCATCCCGGCACCGTTCCTTCCCCTTGGCGGGTATATCACGATCCTCCTCGGTGTGGTCATGTTCGGGATGGGGCTGACGCTAAAACCGGTTGATTTTCAGTTGGTTGTGAAGAAGCCGCTTCCGGTCATCGTCGGGATCCTGGCACAGTTCTTGATCATGCCCCTCGGTGCGCTTCTGATTGCCAACCTTCTCGGCCTCTCAGATCAATTGGCTGCGGGACTTGTCCTTCTAGGCTCGGTACCGGGCGGGACAGCTTCAAACGTAATGGTCTATCTTGCCCGTGGGAACCTTGCCTTGTCGGTCGCCATGACGTCGCTATCAACCCTTATTGCCCCTATCGCTACTCCGTTGATCCTTCTTGGACTGGCAGGACAGTGGATGCCGGTGGATCCCGTGGCCATGTTCCTGTCGATCTTCCAGGTGATCATTGTGCCGATCACGCTTGGTATCATCGTCCAAAAGCTTCTGCCTGCACTGGTTGAGAAGAGTCTCGATATCATCCCGCTGATCTCGGTACTCGCCATCATGACGATCGTAACAGCCGTCGTTTCTGCCAACGCCCCGAGCATCCGTACTTCCGGAACAATCATCTTTGTTGCCGTGATGCTTCATAATCTGCTCGGTCTGACCTTGGGGTATGTGGCCGCCATCATCATGAAACTGAAGGAAGGGGATAGAAGGGCGATTTCCATAGAGGTCGGCATGCAGAACTCAGGACTCGGTGTGGCACTTGCCACCGCCCATTTTGGTCCACTTGCTGCACTTCCAAGCGTAATCGGTGCAGTCTGGCATAATATATCAGGTCCGATCCTGGCAACCTATTGGAGTAAGAAACCTGCTAAAGTCGATGAGACGGAAGAGAAGGTGAAAGCTGGATAA
- a CDS encoding FecCD family ABC transporter permease: MMAMSRKLPYIPTLSILIIVLCGSFLVSVTFGAADTTLSDVWGALTNTGSGDKISILQELRFPREVAAILVGAALSVSGAIMQGMTRNPLADPGLLGLTAGANAALAAALAFLPSIGPFGIMLACFIGAAVGAGLVFGIGAVKRGGFSPFRIVLAGAAVSAFLFAVSEGIGLYFKLSKDISMWTAGGLIGTTWNQIYIIGPCILLCVIFSMGFSRQLTILSLNEEVAVGLGQRTVLVKSALFLLTVILAGSAVALVGNMAFLGLMVPHIARALTGTDYRTIIPVSVVLGSTFMLLADTIGRTVNAPYETPVAAIVSLMGLPFFLFIVRKGGKL, encoded by the coding sequence ATGATGGCTATGAGTCGAAAACTACCATACATACCTACACTATCCATTCTCATTATCGTATTATGCGGATCATTCCTTGTATCCGTCACCTTTGGTGCGGCTGACACGACCCTTTCCGACGTCTGGGGGGCGCTGACCAATACCGGGAGCGGGGACAAGATCTCGATTCTCCAGGAACTCCGTTTCCCCCGTGAAGTGGCTGCCATCCTCGTCGGAGCCGCTCTCAGCGTTTCCGGTGCCATCATGCAGGGGATGACCCGCAACCCCCTGGCTGACCCGGGACTGCTCGGCCTCACGGCAGGAGCCAATGCAGCCCTGGCTGCCGCCCTTGCCTTCCTGCCTTCCATCGGTCCATTCGGCATCATGCTTGCGTGTTTCATAGGAGCGGCTGTCGGCGCTGGGCTCGTCTTTGGTATCGGAGCAGTAAAAAGGGGCGGGTTCTCGCCATTTCGCATCGTCCTTGCTGGAGCGGCTGTATCTGCTTTTTTATTTGCTGTGTCAGAAGGCATCGGTCTTTACTTCAAACTATCAAAAGACATCTCCATGTGGACCGCAGGTGGACTGATCGGTACGACGTGGAATCAAATCTATATCATCGGTCCATGTATCCTTTTATGCGTGATCTTCTCCATGGGGTTTTCAAGGCAATTGACCATCCTGAGCCTGAATGAGGAGGTCGCAGTCGGATTGGGTCAGCGGACGGTCCTCGTCAAATCGGCCCTCTTCTTATTGACGGTCATCCTGGCAGGGTCTGCTGTCGCCCTAGTAGGGAATATGGCCTTTCTCGGACTGATGGTCCCCCACATCGCCCGGGCACTGACAGGGACCGATTACCGTACCATCATCCCGGTCTCGGTCGTCCTGGGAAGCACGTTCATGCTTCTGGCCGATACGATCGGCCGGACCGTGAATGCACCCTACGAGACTCCCGTTGCGGCCATCGTTTCCTTAATGGGCCTTCCTTTCTTCTTATTCATCGTTCGGAAAGGCGGTAAACTATGA
- a CDS encoding iron-hydroxamate ABC transporter substrate-binding protein: MKKWLAPIILLFVLLVSACGNQTSTDQKEEKKKEDKGTITYQSENGPVEVPADPKRVVVLSSFAGNVMALDVPLVGVDSWSKMNPRWDDSLKDVKEVSDEDLEKIIELDPDLIIGLSNIKNVDKLKKIAPTVTYTYGKVDYLTQHLEIGKLLNKEDEAKAWVDDFKKRAADAGEDIKAEIGDDATVSVIESFNKQLYVYGNNWGRGTEILYQEMGLNMPDKVKEEALEPGYFALSTEVLPDFAGDYLIVSRDPNAENSFTKTDTYRSIPAVKNNRVYEVNMMEFYFNDPLTLDYQLEFFKEKFLGNQ, from the coding sequence ATGAAGAAATGGCTGGCACCTATCATTCTGCTATTCGTGCTACTAGTTAGTGCATGCGGCAATCAAACATCAACGGATCAAAAGGAAGAGAAAAAGAAAGAAGACAAGGGAACCATTACCTATCAATCTGAAAACGGGCCCGTAGAAGTTCCGGCCGACCCTAAACGCGTCGTCGTCCTGTCGTCCTTCGCCGGTAATGTCATGGCCCTCGACGTCCCTCTTGTCGGGGTGGATTCATGGTCCAAAATGAACCCCCGCTGGGATGATTCCCTTAAAGATGTCAAGGAAGTCAGCGATGAAGACCTTGAGAAAATCATCGAGCTGGACCCGGATCTCATCATCGGACTATCCAATATCAAGAACGTCGATAAGCTCAAAAAAATCGCCCCTACCGTTACATATACGTATGGAAAAGTCGATTACCTCACGCAGCATCTTGAGATCGGAAAGCTCCTGAACAAAGAGGATGAAGCGAAAGCCTGGGTGGATGATTTCAAAAAACGGGCAGCTGATGCCGGTGAAGATATCAAAGCGGAAATCGGTGATGATGCCACTGTTTCCGTCATCGAAAGCTTCAATAAACAACTCTATGTATACGGAAACAACTGGGGGCGCGGAACCGAGATCCTCTATCAGGAAATGGGATTGAACATGCCTGACAAAGTAAAAGAAGAAGCGCTTGAGCCAGGTTACTTCGCCCTCTCCACGGAAGTACTCCCTGACTTCGCTGGTGACTACCTGATCGTCAGCAGGGATCCGAATGCAGAGAATTCTTTCACCAAGACGGATACGTATCGTTCGATACCTGCTGTGAAGAATAACCGCGTATATGAAGTAAACATGATGGAATTCTACTTCAATGATCCTCTGACGCTGGATTATCAGCTCGAGTTCTTCAAAGAGAAATTCCTAGGAAACCAGTAA
- a CDS encoding DUF3189 family protein has protein sequence MQPGDKKKEKAHTDKKTIGKGDEMIFIYHDFGGTHTTSMAAAIHLRLLPDREWTDEEILSIPDFNQLKKKDAGHLFFKGTDHDGHDVYTIGKRSSKYVLPAMKDVSKMLLSRYDRDGKIIFSNTSPVVPPVMTAGGFFARGLGLDAIGVPLLLRGAKQCRVYLEKLVEETKRNAYETHQGQILDLENKYYQYKKGKKL, from the coding sequence GTGCAGCCGGGGGATAAAAAGAAGGAAAAGGCCCATACTGATAAAAAGACGATCGGTAAGGGTGATGAGATGATTTTTATTTACCATGATTTCGGAGGGACCCACACGACCTCCATGGCTGCAGCGATCCACCTGAGATTGCTGCCTGATAGAGAGTGGACCGATGAAGAAATCCTTTCCATCCCTGACTTCAATCAGCTGAAGAAAAAAGATGCCGGTCATCTTTTTTTCAAGGGAACGGATCATGACGGTCATGATGTATATACGATAGGGAAAAGGTCTTCTAAGTATGTGCTCCCCGCCATGAAAGATGTAAGCAAGATGCTTCTTTCCCGCTATGATCGTGACGGAAAGATCATCTTTTCCAACACTTCCCCCGTTGTGCCCCCGGTCATGACCGCAGGTGGTTTTTTTGCCAGGGGACTCGGGCTGGATGCCATCGGTGTCCCATTGCTGTTAAGGGGAGCGAAGCAATGCAGGGTGTATCTGGAAAAGCTTGTGGAAGAAACAAAACGCAACGCATATGAAACACATCAGGGACAAATACTTGACCTTGAAAATAAATATTATCAGTACAAAAAAGGGAAAAAGTTGTAA
- a CDS encoding NAD(P)/FAD-dependent oxidoreductase → MSEKEIYDVTIIGGGPAGLYSAFYSGLREMKTKLIESQPRLGGKIHVYPEKMIWDVGGLTPLSGADLIKQLVKQGLTFDPTVVLNEKVSSIRKDPEGIFILEGDSGDVHLSKTVIVAVGSGIINPQKLKIEGAERFEVSNLHYTVKSLKQFKGRTVLISGGGNSAVDWANELEPVAGKVMVTYRKASFTGHEAQCSQLMNSSADCLFNTTITRLIGSEDGEKIEKVELMNVETENTTIVSVDDVIVNHGFEIDSSLLKDSSLGIEMLDDFYLKGNVVSETSVKGLYAAGDILKHEGKVHLIAGAFQDAANAVNRAKSFISPDADKSGMVSSHNEVFKKRNRELIKKMVGK, encoded by the coding sequence ATGAGTGAGAAGGAGATCTATGATGTCACGATAATCGGCGGAGGACCAGCCGGTCTATATTCCGCTTTCTATAGTGGATTGAGGGAAATGAAAACGAAGTTGATTGAGTCCCAGCCGCGATTGGGAGGAAAGATCCATGTGTATCCTGAGAAAATGATATGGGATGTCGGGGGCCTTACTCCTTTGTCCGGAGCCGACCTGATCAAGCAACTCGTGAAGCAGGGTCTTACATTTGATCCGACCGTCGTACTCAATGAAAAGGTTTCTTCCATCAGGAAGGATCCGGAGGGGATCTTTATCCTCGAAGGAGACTCGGGTGATGTCCATTTGTCCAAGACGGTGATCGTGGCGGTGGGGAGCGGAATCATCAATCCTCAAAAATTGAAGATTGAAGGCGCAGAGCGGTTCGAGGTGTCCAACCTTCATTACACAGTGAAATCCCTCAAACAATTCAAGGGCAGGACCGTCTTGATCTCGGGAGGCGGGAATTCGGCTGTTGATTGGGCGAATGAGTTAGAGCCTGTGGCAGGGAAGGTCATGGTCACTTACAGGAAGGCCTCCTTCACAGGACATGAAGCCCAATGCTCCCAGCTCATGAACAGCTCGGCCGATTGCCTATTCAACACAACCATCACGCGCTTGATCGGTTCTGAAGATGGGGAGAAGATCGAGAAGGTGGAGCTGATGAATGTAGAGACGGAAAATACAACCATCGTGTCGGTCGATGACGTCATCGTCAATCACGGGTTCGAAATCGACTCATCCCTCTTGAAAGATAGTTCCCTTGGAATCGAAATGCTGGATGACTTTTATTTGAAAGGAAATGTCGTGAGCGAAACATCCGTGAAAGGATTATACGCGGCAGGCGATATCTTGAAGCATGAAGGGAAGGTCCATTTGATTGCAGGAGCGTTTCAGGACGCAGCGAATGCCGTCAACCGTGCAAAGAGCTTCATTTCCCCCGATGCAGACAAGTCCGGAATGGTGTCATCCCACAATGAAGTATTCAAAAAGCGGAATCGTGAGTTGATTAAAAAGATGGTAGGGAAATGA
- a CDS encoding ferritin yields MNEQMQKLINNLIQIEHVSTTLYLAMSAYLANQNYTGMANWLRVQSEEERTHLLKLIDYLTDRGGVVELAALPAQPKTFGTPLETFQKVLEHERFVTDAYRKAYEYAAQNDQQSAIIIQEFLREQVDEEAQSKTIVDRLTLAGNNSAALLVLDQELGQRTPAGAAGGAGAAGG; encoded by the coding sequence ATGAACGAACAGATGCAAAAACTTATCAATAACCTGATTCAGATTGAACATGTCTCTACCACCCTGTACCTTGCTATGTCTGCTTACCTTGCCAATCAAAATTACACAGGGATGGCCAATTGGCTCCGTGTCCAATCGGAAGAAGAAAGGACGCACTTATTGAAGCTGATCGATTACCTGACCGATCGTGGAGGTGTGGTGGAACTGGCGGCTCTTCCTGCACAGCCGAAGACATTCGGGACACCGCTCGAAACCTTCCAGAAGGTATTGGAGCACGAACGTTTCGTCACGGATGCATACCGGAAAGCCTATGAGTACGCCGCCCAGAATGATCAACAGTCTGCCATCATCATTCAGGAATTCCTCCGTGAGCAGGTCGATGAAGAAGCTCAGTCCAAAACGATTGTAGACCGGTTGACGCTTGCCGGTAACAACTCAGCCGCCCTGCTGGTCCTCGATCAGGAGCTCGGTCAAAGGACACCGGCCGGAGCCGCAGGAGGAGCGGGTGCAGCCGGGGGATAA
- a CDS encoding FecCD family ABC transporter permease yields MIHPKLLKKQRAILIALLVFIVSTVLIGISLGYSSVSIDRLIPTIMGNGSFKDEFILFSIRLPRIVITVLAGMALALSGSILQTMTKNDLADPGIIGINSGAGVAITVFFLFFPIDAGSFAFMLPLVAFAGAILTAGLIYFFSSTRGSGLQPVKMILVGVGFSTAFSGLMIIMISSAERAKVDFIANWLAGNIWGADWPFVWAILPWLVVLIPFTLYKARTLNLLALSDSATIGVGVALKRERIILLFTAVALAASAVSVTGGIAFIGLMAPHLAKSLVGPRHQLYLPVALLLGGWLLLAADTVGRNVLEPDGLPAGIMAALIGAPYFVYLLLKK; encoded by the coding sequence ATGATCCATCCGAAGCTACTCAAAAAACAGCGGGCGATCTTGATCGCTCTTCTGGTTTTCATTGTGTCTACCGTTTTGATCGGAATCAGCCTGGGGTATTCCTCGGTCTCCATTGACAGGCTGATCCCCACCATCATGGGAAATGGTTCATTTAAGGATGAATTCATCCTCTTCTCCATCAGGCTTCCGAGGATCGTGATCACCGTGCTTGCCGGTATGGCCCTTGCCCTCTCTGGCTCCATCCTGCAGACGATGACGAAGAATGACCTTGCAGATCCCGGGATCATCGGGATCAACTCCGGCGCCGGAGTCGCCATCACGGTCTTTTTCCTGTTCTTCCCCATCGATGCAGGATCATTCGCCTTTATGCTTCCCCTCGTGGCCTTTGCCGGAGCGATTCTGACTGCGGGTCTCATCTATTTCTTCTCGTCCACACGGGGTAGCGGACTTCAACCCGTCAAGATGATCCTTGTAGGGGTCGGATTCTCCACGGCATTTTCCGGATTGATGATCATCATGATCTCCAGCGCGGAACGGGCAAAAGTCGACTTCATCGCCAACTGGCTTGCCGGTAACATATGGGGAGCTGACTGGCCATTCGTATGGGCGATCCTTCCCTGGCTTGTGGTTTTGATTCCGTTCACTCTCTATAAAGCACGTACACTGAATCTCCTGGCCCTGAGCGACTCCGCTACCATCGGCGTCGGGGTCGCGCTGAAGCGGGAGAGGATCATCCTTCTGTTCACAGCCGTGGCCCTGGCCGCATCGGCCGTCTCCGTGACGGGAGGGATCGCCTTCATCGGTCTGATGGCTCCCCATCTTGCCAAATCCCTTGTGGGACCGCGCCATCAGCTGTACCTTCCGGTAGCCTTGCTACTCGGGGGATGGCTGCTCCTCGCAGCCGATACGGTCGGCAGAAATGTCCTCGAGCCGGATGGTCTTCCTGCCGGAATCATGGCCGCTTTGATCGGAGCTCCTTATTTCGTTTATCTGCTTCTGAAAAAATAG
- a CDS encoding FMN-dependent NADH-azoreductase → MAKVLYITAHPHDETQSYSMAVASAFMTSYQESHQDDQITHLDLYKEHIPAIDADVFSGWGKLQSGGDLSPDEQTKVSRLNELSKQFVEADKYVFVTPLWNFSFPPVMKAYIDSVAVAGKSFKYTENGPVGLLTDKKAIHIQARGGIYSHGPQAELEMGHRYLGIIMQFFGVPSFEGIFVEGHAAMPDKAEEIKADAIEKAKAAAPKF, encoded by the coding sequence ATGGCAAAGGTTCTATATATCACCGCACACCCGCACGATGAAACCCAATCTTACAGCATGGCGGTTGCATCCGCGTTCATGACGTCCTATCAAGAAAGCCACCAGGATGACCAGATCACCCATCTTGATCTCTATAAGGAACATATACCGGCCATCGATGCCGATGTGTTCAGTGGATGGGGGAAACTCCAATCCGGAGGAGATCTGTCCCCGGATGAGCAGACAAAGGTAAGCCGCCTGAATGAGCTTTCCAAGCAGTTCGTGGAAGCCGATAAATATGTGTTCGTCACGCCACTCTGGAATTTCTCATTTCCACCGGTCATGAAGGCATATATAGACTCGGTTGCCGTCGCAGGGAAATCATTCAAATATACCGAGAATGGTCCTGTCGGTCTCTTGACGGACAAGAAAGCGATCCACATCCAGGCAAGGGGAGGCATCTATTCCCATGGGCCCCAGGCCGAGCTTGAGATGGGTCACCGATATCTTGGGATTATCATGCAATTTTTCGGCGTCCCGTCTTTTGAAGGGATTTTTGTCGAAGGGCATGCGGCCATGCCGGATAAAGCCGAGGAAATTAAAGCGGATGCCATTGAAAAAGCCAAAGCTGCTGCTCCGAAGTTCTAA
- a CDS encoding MFS transporter: MKKFTKEENSWILYDWANSAYSIIISTAVFPLFFKAAATSAGVSSVDSTAYLGYTIAIATFILAMLGPILGTIADYEGYKKKFFTFFFTLGIIFTASLAFIPGEQWILLLIFYTVSTVGFAGANVFYDAFLTDVTSEDRMDRVSARGYGLGYIGSTIPFIIAIAIIVLAQSQVIPIAVDTASGIAFVITAIWWGIFTIPLLKHVKQHYFIKREKNPVAKSFKRLGKTFKEIRKYRALFLFLLAYFFYIDGVGTIITMSTAYGSDLGITSTNLLIILFVTQVVAGPFSILYGRLSEKFTGKKMLYAGIIVYIGVCIYAYFLETTLDFWILAMLVASSQGGIQALSRSYFAKMVPKKNANEFFGFYNIFGKFASIMGPLLVAVTSQVTGQSNSGVFSLVILFVIGIVILAFVPETKEESVDRSAII, translated from the coding sequence ATGAAAAAGTTCACAAAAGAAGAGAATAGTTGGATCCTTTATGATTGGGCGAACTCAGCCTATTCCATCATCATCTCCACGGCCGTTTTCCCGCTTTTCTTCAAGGCAGCCGCTACAAGTGCAGGAGTGAGCTCCGTGGACTCCACGGCGTATCTCGGCTACACCATTGCCATCGCGACGTTCATTTTGGCCATGCTCGGTCCGATATTGGGCACGATTGCTGATTACGAAGGCTACAAGAAAAAATTCTTCACCTTCTTCTTCACCCTGGGTATCATCTTTACAGCTTCCCTCGCCTTCATTCCAGGGGAGCAGTGGATCCTCCTCCTCATCTTTTACACGGTTTCCACCGTGGGATTTGCGGGAGCCAACGTATTTTATGATGCCTTCCTCACCGATGTAACAAGCGAAGACCGGATGGACCGTGTTTCTGCCAGGGGCTATGGGCTCGGTTACATCGGAAGCACGATCCCGTTCATCATCGCCATCGCCATCATTGTGCTCGCCCAGAGCCAGGTCATTCCCATCGCCGTCGACACGGCCAGTGGCATCGCCTTTGTGATAACAGCGATATGGTGGGGAATCTTCACCATCCCTCTCCTCAAGCATGTCAAACAGCACTATTTCATCAAACGCGAAAAAAACCCCGTTGCGAAGAGCTTTAAACGCCTCGGTAAGACCTTTAAAGAAATCCGGAAATACAGAGCCCTTTTTCTATTCCTGTTGGCTTATTTCTTTTATATCGATGGAGTCGGTACGATCATCACCATGTCCACAGCCTATGGAAGTGATCTAGGCATCACTTCTACCAACCTGTTGATCATCCTGTTTGTCACCCAGGTGGTGGCAGGGCCATTTTCCATCCTTTACGGAAGACTTTCAGAGAAGTTCACGGGGAAGAAAATGTTGTACGCAGGAATCATCGTCTATATCGGCGTCTGCATCTACGCCTACTTCCTCGAAACGACCCTTGATTTTTGGATTCTCGCCATGCTTGTCGCCTCCTCTCAGGGGGGTATCCAGGCACTGAGCAGATCTTATTTTGCCAAGATGGTCCCTAAAAAGAACGCCAATGAGTTCTTCGGTTTCTATAATATCTTCGGGAAATTCGCTTCGATCATGGGGCCATTGCTCGTGGCCGTGACGTCCCAGGTGACAGGGCAGTCTAACAGCGGGGTGTTCTCCCTGGTGATCCTCTTTGTGATCGGGATTGTCATCCTCGCCTTCGTACCTGAGACTAAGGAAGAATCCGTCGATCGCTCCGCCATCATCTGA
- a CDS encoding ABC transporter ATP-binding protein: MNRLFSTELSVGYDDRLIVKNLSVSIPDKQITTIIGPNGCGKSTLLKAITRIIPHQTGNILLDGQNIHKQSTKELAKKMAILPQTPESASGLTVGELVSYGRFPHQKGLGRLTKKDQDMIHWAMEETGTLPFKHREVDALSGGQRQRVWIAMALAQETDIIFLDEPTTYLDMAHQLEVLELLERLNREQGRTIVMVLHDLNQAARFADHIIALKDGDLVSSGTGEQVITRETLRKVFNIDAEIGRDPRTLKPMCITYNLIKGEEQHEEMAGTYHSAIRATS; encoded by the coding sequence ATGAATCGTCTCTTTTCTACCGAGCTTTCCGTTGGGTATGACGATCGACTCATCGTGAAGAATCTGAGCGTAAGCATCCCGGATAAACAGATCACCACCATCATCGGTCCGAACGGCTGTGGAAAGTCGACCTTGCTGAAAGCGATTACCCGGATCATCCCCCATCAGACGGGGAATATCCTTCTTGATGGACAAAACATCCATAAACAGAGTACGAAGGAATTGGCCAAGAAAATGGCCATACTCCCCCAGACCCCTGAAAGCGCAAGCGGATTGACCGTCGGTGAACTTGTATCCTACGGACGATTCCCGCATCAGAAAGGCTTGGGCCGCTTAACGAAGAAGGATCAGGATATGATCCACTGGGCAATGGAGGAGACCGGCACGCTTCCTTTTAAACACAGGGAAGTAGATGCTTTATCAGGTGGGCAACGTCAGCGCGTGTGGATCGCCATGGCCCTCGCCCAGGAAACGGACATCATCTTCCTGGATGAACCGACAACGTATCTCGATATGGCCCACCAGCTCGAGGTCCTTGAGCTCCTGGAAAGGCTCAATCGGGAGCAAGGACGCACGATCGTCATGGTCCTCCACGATCTGAATCAGGCAGCCCGGTTCGCCGATCACATCATCGCCCTGAAGGACGGTGATCTGGTGAGTTCCGGTACAGGGGAGCAGGTCATTACCCGCGAGACCTTGAGGAAGGTGTTCAACATCGACGCCGAAATCGGCCGCGATCCCCGGACCCTCAAACCAATGTGCATCACATACAACTTAATTAAAGGAGAAGAACAACATGAAGAAATGGCTGGCACCTATCATTCTGCTATTCGTGCTACTAGTTAG